The Streptomyces sp. NBC_01317 genomic interval CGGCGCCCGGCTGATCAACGGAAAGGTGCTCGACGACCGGGGCGCGGGCACCGAGTCCTCGATCATCGCGGGCATGGAATGGGCCGTCGACCAGGGCGCCACGATCGTCAACCTCTCCCTCGGCGGCGGTGACACCCTCGGCGTCGACCCGGTCGAGGAGACCGTCGACCGGCTCTCCGACCGCGCGCTGTTCGTGATCGCCGCGGGCAACGAGGGCCCCGGCGCCTCCACCCTCGGCACCCCCGGCACCGCCGACCGCGCCCTCACCGTCGGCGCCGTCGACCAGCAGGACACCCTCGCCACCTTCTCCTCACGCGGCCCGCGCATCGGGGACAGCGCCCTCAAGCCCGACCTGACCGCGCCCGGCGTCGACATCACGGCCGCGGCCGCCGCCGGCAGCCGTATCGACACCGCCCCCGGCACCCCCCACCCCGCGCCCGGCTACCTCACGATCTCCGGCACCTCCATGGCCACCCCGCACGTGGCCGGCGCCGCCGCGCTGCTCTCCCAGCAGCACCCCGACTGGAGCGGTACGCGGATCAAGGAGACGCTCATCGGGTCCGCCAGGCCGGGCCCGTACAGCGCAGTCGAGCAGGGCAGCGGCCGGGTCGACCTGACCCGGGCCGTCGTCCAGGACGTCGTCGCCGAGCCCGCCTCGCTGAGCTTCGGCGCCCCGCTCTGGCCGCACACCGACGACCAGCCGGTGACCAGGACGCTCACCTACCGCAACAGCGGTACGGAAGCCGTCACCCTCGACCTGACCGCGACCGCCACGGGCCCCGCCCATACCCCGGCGCCCGACGGCTTCTTCACCCTCGGCGCCCCGCAGGTCACCGTACCGGCGGGCGGCACCGCCTCGGTCGACGTCACCGCCGATCCCCGGCTCGGCGGCGAGACCCTCGGCGTGTACAGCCTCGCCGTCACCGCGAGCGCCGGAAAGCGGGCCGTGCGGACGGCGGGCGCCCTCAACCTGGAGGGGGAGATGTACGAGCTGACCCTCAAGGCCACCGCACGCGACGGCTCCGCCCCCGGTGACGGCGACTGGTCCGGTTACGTCTACGACCTCGACCACGACACCATGACCGCCGTCTCCGGCGACCGCGGAACGGCCCGGCTGCGGCTGCCCAGGGGCACGTACACGATCATCGGCGAGGTACCGCTGCTGAGCCCCGAACTCGTCTACATCGGCGACGACTTCGTCTCCGCGCCGCGCCTGCTGCTCGACAAGGACACCACGCTCCCCGTCGACGCGCGGCAGACCGAGCTGATCGACCTCGCGGCGCCGGACCCCGACGCCTCGTACAACGCAGGCTTCGTGACCATCACCCCGGACGGCGCGCCGGGCCCGATCGCCCTCTACATCGGCAACCTGTCCGAGGGCTTCCGTACCCAGCAGGTCGGCCCCCGGCCCGCGCCCGGGACGGTCTCCTCCCACATCGTCGCCACCTTCGTGACGGACACGGCGACGTTCCTGCTCGCGGACAAGCTGGCCGACGGCTTCTACACCGGCCGTACCCTGCACCCGAAGCGGGACCGGTTCGCCAAGGTCACCTCGCAGCAGGGGGCTTCGGTCACCGGCCGGAGCGGCGTCATCCTCTCGACCCCCGACAACGGGCTGTACGGATCCACCTACACGGGCGCCCCGGAGACGGTCACCACCTACCTCCAGACCGGCCGCACCTGGCAGCGGACCTTCCAGCAACTGCGCGGCGGCAGGACGGTCGAGGTGCGGTACCCGCTGCCGGCCCGGACGTACCGCGGCGGGAAGGAGTACGCCGAGACCTTCAACACCGGGGTCTTCGGCCCGGCGCTCACGGGTCCCGGCTCCGGTGTGGAAGGTCCCGGATCCGGCCTGGTCAGGGACGGTGACCGGCTGACCGGCTCGATCCGCCCCTTCACGGACAGCGCGGGCCACGACGGCGAGAGCCTGTACGACACGGCGTCCGCCTCCACCACGCTGTACCGCGACGGCGTGCCGTACGCCACGGTCCAGGACCCGCTGGACACGGCGGGCTTCGACCTGCCGGAGGAGAAGGCGCGGTACAAGCTCGTCACGACCGTCAGCCGGGTCAAGTCCGGTGTGGCGACGGTGGGTACGGAGGTGTCGTGGTCGGCCGAGTTCACCTCGGGCCGTACCAAGAAGGCCACCAGGATCCCGTCGAGCGTGGTGCGCTACACCCCGCAACTCGCCCTCGACGGAACGGCCTTGGCGGGCGCGCGGCTGAGTGTGCCGGTCACCGTGCAGGGCTCGGCCGCCGGTCACGACCTCAAGTCCCTTGTGGTGTACGGCTCGTACGACCGGGGCGCGACCTGGTCGCCGCTGACCGTGCGGAACGGCAAGGTGACCGTGGTGAACCCGGCGGCGGGCGGTTCTGTCTCCTTCAAGGCCGAGATCAAGGACCGGGACAAGGGGGTCTTCACCCAGACCCTTCTCGACGCCTACCGGACACGGTAGGTCCGCTCGCGCGGTGTGAGGGCACCGCGCGCAGACGGCCACGGGCCGCCCGGCCGACGGGCGGCCCGTGATCGTTCCGGCGGGGAAGTGGTTTCTCGTACGTGACCCGTGGTGGTTCCCGCGCGACCCCTGACCGGTCCTGGGCGGGCCGTGTCGCACCCCCTAAGCTGGCACTCATGCTGAGACTGGGACTCACAGGCGGAATCGGCGCGGGCAAGAGCGAGGTCTCGCGGCTGCTGGCCGGTTACGGCGCCGTGGTCATCGACTCCGACCGGATCGCGCGTGAGGTCGTCGAGCCGGGCACTCCGGGGCTGGCCGCCGTCGTCGCCGAGTTCGGCCCCGGCGTGACCACCGCCGACGGGGCCCTGGACCGCCCGGGACTCGGCGCGATCGTCTTCGGCGACCCCGACCGCCTCAAGGCGCTGAACGCGATCGTCCACCCCCTCGTACGGACCCGCTCAGCGGAGCTGGAGGCGGCGGCGGGCGCCGACACGATCGTCGTCCACGACGTGCCGCTGCTCGTGGAGAACGGCATGGCGCCGCTGTACGACGTGGTGGTCGTCGTGGACGCGTCGTCCGCGACCCGGCTCGACCGGCTGGTACGGACCCGGGGCATGACCGAGTCCGAGGCGCGCAAGCGCATGGCGGCGCAGGCGACACGCGAGGAGCGCCGCGCCGTCGCGGACGTCGTCATCGACAACGACGGCCCGCTGGAGAAACTGGAACCGCAGGTCCGCAGGGTCTGGGAGAGCCTGACGGAGCGCGCGGCGGCGTCCGGCCGGCGCGGGAGAATGGAATAGCACCACCACGCGTGGCGTTGAAGCCGCGCAGCTAGGGAAGGATGCGACCGTGCCCGAGAGCCCGGAGACCCACGTCATCGACTATCGCGCGGCCGAGCAGCTGCTGGCGGCGCGGGATCCGCGCGGGGCCGTGAAGCTCCTCGACTCGGTGATCGCGGCCCACCCGGAGAACACCGCGGCTCGCCTGCTGCGCGCCCGCGCGTTTTTCGCGGCGGCCCAACTGCGCCCGGCCGAGCTGGAGTTCGAGCTGGTCCTGGAGCGCGAGCCGGACAACGCGTACGCGCACTTCGCCCTGGCCAGGACGTACCAGCGGTCGGGCCGTCCCGACCAGGCCACCCGGCACTTCCGGCTGGCGGCGGCGCTGGACCCGAAGCCGGAGTATCTGAAGGCGGCCCGGTTCGACAGCGACGCGCGGGACGCCGACTCCCCCGACACGGACTGATGGCGGACGACACCGGCTGACTTCGACCGCGGTGGGTGCTGAAGCGTGACCGTACAGTCAGCGGCGTAACCGGAGTACAGTCAGCGCCCCGGCGGCCGGCCGTACCGGTCGTCGCGGTCCGTTCCGCGCGCTCTGCGCCTGATGCGCCAGAGGACCACCCCCAGGTCGGTCAGGACGGCCAGCAGCAGCAGGCCGCACGCCAGCGACCAGCCCATCCGCCCGGCGACCGCGAACGCCACCGTGCCGAAGACGGCCCAGATCACACCCCATATGCTCAGCCAGAACCGCATCCGCAGCGCACTGCGCGCGGTCCTCGGCTCACTTCCGGTGCGCATATTCGCACCTCCCGAGGTGGGTCTACCCGCCGAGGCGGCCTCTGACCCCGACCACGGGGAAGAGTGTGCGGGGCGAGCGATGAGTTCCGGCGCGGCCTTCCGTCTACCTCTCGACAGTGCCACCGGGCGCTCGACCAGACGGAGGAAACCACCATGTCAGAGGCCCTGAACCCGACCTATGTGCCCTCGCGCCGGGCGCACCTCACGGTGCGCGGGCTGGAGATCGTGCTGGCACTGTTCTTCGGGATCGCGAGCGCCGCCCCCAAGCTGGTCGCGCACTCCTCGGCGGTGGAGTCCTTCGACACCATCGGTTTCGGCGACTGGTTCATGTACCTGGTGGGGGCCCTGGAGCTGGCCGGCGCCGTCGCGCTGCTGATCCCGCTGCTGTCGGGGGTGGCCGCGATCGCCTTCGTCGGACTGATGATCGGCGTCTTCGTCACCCAGCTGACCGCCTTCGACGGCGAGAACCTGCTGACGCCGGTGATCCTGGCCGTCCCGCTGGTCTTCATGGCCGTGGTCCGCCGGCCCCGTACGGCGGAACTGGTCGCGCTGGTCCGCCGGCGGACGGGCGCGGCTCAGTGCACGAACGTGTAGCTCCGCCAGGGGGCGGCGCCGGGGGCGATCACGTCGTTCAGTGTGGTGGCGATGTACGTGGTGCTCTTCCCCGAGCAGTCCGGGGTCAGGTACATCCGCATGTCGACGAGGGTGCGGTTCGTGAGGTCGACCGCGCCGCCCGGCACAAGCCGGTGACAGCCGGTGACCAGCGGGTTCGACACCTGGACCTGGTGCCGGTTCTCGGACTCGTACACGATGGTGCCCACCGAGGTCCGGCCGAGGCCGGAACAGCCGGCGACGGCGAAGGTCAGGAGCACTGCCCCGGCGGCGATGCCGAGGCGCCGGTGATCGGTCACGGACATGGGCGGTCCTCGTCTTCAGTTCGGTACGGGCGTCCGGTCCGGTCCGGCGCGTGAGCCGGGTCCGGTCCGGTACGTGCGTCGGGCAGGTGCTCGTCACACTGCCGGATCCCGCGCGGAGCGGCACCAGGTGTGCGGCCGGCCGGGCTACGGAACGGATTCCCGGTCCCGGCCGTCCCTCCGGAGGCTCCGGCGTCCGCCACCGGGGTAGATCACGCGTATGGAACCGCAGTGCACGACCCGTCAGGGGCAGGTCCGAGGCCGTGAGTCCGTCACCACGGGGGTGACGTCGTTCCTCGGCATCCCGTACGCGACCGCGCCCCGGTTCGGTCCGCCCGGGGCCGTCGAGCCGTGGGAGGGCGTGCGCCCCGCCGTCGCGTACGGTCCGACCGCGCCGAAGGCGCCCTACGCACCGCCCCTCGACGCGCTCCTCCCGGAGAACGTCGTCCCGGGCGAACCGGGGGAGTCGTGCCTCAACCTGAACGTCTGGACCCCGTCACCCGGTCCTGGCGCCCGCCTCCCGGTCATGGTGTGGGTGCACGGCGGCGCGTTCGCCAACGGCTCGGGTTCCACCTCCGCGTACGACGGGACCGCGTTCGCGCGGGACGGCGTGGTGTGCGTGACCTTCAACTACCGGCTCGGGGCGGAAGGTTTCTGCCATCTGGACGGCGTGCCGGACAACCGCGGCCTCCTCGACCAGATCGCCGCACTGGAGTGGGTACGGGACAACATCGCTTCCTTTGGAGGCGACCCGGACCGGGTCACGGTCTTCGGGGAGTCGGCCGGGGCGATGAGCATCGGCGTGCTGCTCGGGATGGAGCGGGCCAAGGGCCTCTTCCGGCGGGCGATCCTCCAGAGCGGCGGCGCCCACCACTTCCTGACCCCGGCCTCCGCACGGCTCATCACCGCGCGCCTGGCGGCGAAACTGGACATCGCGCCCACCGCCGAGGCCCTCGCCGGGGTGCCCGCCGCCCGGCTGCTCCCCGCGCAGGCCGAGCTGCGCGCGGAGATCGTGGCCCGCCCCGACCGTGCCCTGTGGGGCGAGGCAGCCGTCAACATGATGCCGTTCGAGCCAGTACGGCCCCGGCGGATCCTGCCGGGGCCGGGCTGCGGGGTGGACCTGCTGGTCGGCAGCAACCGCGAGGAGTACCGGCTCTTCCTGGTGCCGTCAGGACGCCTGGAGCTGCTGACGTGGGCCAGGCTGCGCGCGACCGCACGCGCGTACGGCCTCGATCCGGGCCCGGCACTGGCCCTGTACGGGGAGGGGCGGGCCGGGGCGACTCCCGGCGAGCTGTACGACGCGCTGGTGACGGACTGGTTCTACCGGATCCCGGCGATCCGGCTCGCGGAGGCGGTCCCGGGCTCGTACGTGTACGAGTTCGCCTGGCGATCCCCGCGCTTCGACGGCCGGCTGGGCGCCTGCCACTCCGCGGAACTGGGCTTCGTGTTCGACCGGCTGCGCGACCCGGTGTACGCCCCGATGCTGGGCGAGGACGCGCCGCAGAGTGTTGCCGACGCGATGCACGGGGCGTGGGTGGAGTTCGCGAGGACGGGCGATCCGGGCTGGCTGCCGTACGACCGGGAGACCAGGACGACGATGGTGTTCGGGGCCGAGGGCGCGGCGGTGGCCGGGCCGGTCCGGGATCCGGGGGCGGCGACCAGGGAGATCTGGGAAGGGCTGCGCTGATCTTTGCTGACCCTTACTGACCTGCGGAGAAGCCGCTCGGCGGCCGGTTGTCAGACCCCCCGCCTAGACTCGCAGTCAGTCGGATCTCGCCGTCGGATCGTGGGGTGGGAGGGAGTGGGGACCATGGAGCGCGTCACTCGGACCGCCGTACGACCGGCCGCCCGCGCACCCCTGCCGGGTGCCGGTGCTGGTGTCCCTTCTGGTACGGCTGCCGCATCCGGTGCGGGGCCCCTCCCGTCGTCGTCCGCCGCCCTGTCCTCCTCCGTACCCCCCGGTCTCACGCGCTGCGCGGCCCTTTTCCTGCCCGCCGGGCTGCCGCGCGAGGGACGAGTCGCCTTCTGGGCCCCGGAGGGGGAGCTGCCGGCCTGGCCGGACGAGGGCGTGACGCCGCCGCGCCCCGGCGGCGAGACCACGGTCATGCGGGGCCGGACCCGGGCTGACACGCGGGGGCGGACGCAGGGCGACGAGATCGCGGGCCGCGCGGAACGCGGCGAGATCACGGTCGTACGGCTCGGGGAGCGCGGCGGGGTCGAGGCCCGGACGGTCCCCGCCCTGCTGATGCCGGTCGCCGACGCCGTACCGCTGCTGGTCCGTGCCCGGCGGGACAGGACCGCCCATCCCGCCTCGGCGTGCTGGGGAGCCGCCGCGCTGCACGCGCTCCAGCTGGCCGCGCGCGGCAGGCTGCTGCCCGGTCTCACCGCTTCCGACCACGACGCCTGGCGGGCCGGCCCGCTCGACGCGGACGACATCGCGCAGCTCAGGGCGATCGCCGCCGCGATGCCGCCGGAGGCGTACGCCGTACCGGTCGCGGGGATGGCGCCGGGCCCGGCTCCAGGCCCGGGGGCGGACCCGGGGGAGCTGAGCCTGCCGGAGCCCGAGGCGCTGGTGCGGGCGTTCCTGGACGCCGTGGCGGACGCGCTGCCCCGTACGCCCGCGGCGGCGTTCGCGGCGGGCAAGCCCTTCGCCGCCCGGGCCGCGCAGCATCTGCCGGGCGCGAGGACGTGGGCCGCCGAGGCGGCGGCGGGCATGGACGCGGGTGTGCGGGTCTCGCTGCGGCTCGACCTGTCCGCGTACGACCTGTTCGACACGACCGGAGCGGGGGAGGAGGCGGACACCTCGGCGGACCGGGCCGCCGCCTCCGACCGCCCGCCGGGCGATGCTTTCGGCCGGCGCGGCGGGCGCGGGGGGCGCGGCGGCGACGAGGAGTCCCGGATCACCCGCCGGGCCGGCGCCGCCCTCGTCCAGGTCCACAGCCTGGCCGACCCCACCCTGGTCCTCGACGCCGGCCGCCTCTGGGCGGGCGACGGGGACGCCAGCTTCGGCCCCCGGGCCCGGGTCGACGCGATGCTCGCCCTGCGCCGGGCCGCGCGTGTCTGGACCCCGCTCGGGCGGCTGCTGGAGCGGGACGTCCCCGACGCGCTGTCGCTCTCCGAGGACGAGCTGTACGACCTGCTCGGCCCCGCCGCCGCCCGCCTCGCCGCGGCCGGGGTCGCCGTGCACTGGCCCCGGGAGCTGGTGCGCTCGCTCACCGCGTCGGCGGTGGTCCGCGCCGCGCCCGGGTCCGCCACGGACGGCACCCCGTTCTTCGACAGCGCGGAGCTGCTCACGTTCAACTGGCAGGTGGCGCTCGACGGCGATCCCCTCACCGAGAGGGAGATGGACGTGCTCGCCGAGTCCACGCGCCCGATCGTGCGGCTGCGCGACCAGTGGGTGGTGATCGACCCCGCGCTCGTGCGCAAGGCGCGCAAGCGGGAGCTGGGCCTCCTGGAGCCCGTCGACGCCCTGGCGATCGCCCTCACCGGCACGGCGGAGGTCGACGGTGAGACGGTGGAGGCCGTCCCGACGGGCGCCCTGGCCGTGCTGCGCGACCGGCTGGTCGCGGGCCCGGCGGCCGTGCCCCAGCCCCCGGCCCTCGACGCCACCCTGCGCGACTACCAACTGCGCGGCCTCGCCTGGCTGGACCTGATGACCTCGCTCGGTCTCGGCGGCTGCCTCGCCGACGACATGGGCCTCGGCAAGACGATCACCGTCATCGCCCTGCACCTGCACCGGGCCCGCCCCACCCCGACCCTGGTCGTCTGCCCGGCCTCACTCCTCGGCAACTGGCAGCGGGAGATCACCCGCTTCGCCCCCGGGGTGGCCGTGCACCGCTTCCACGGCGCGGGACGCTCCCTGGACGAGGCCGGGGACGGCTTCGTCCTCACCACCTACGGCACGATGCGCTCCAGCGCGGGCGAACTGGCCGCGCACGACTGGGGGATGGTCGTCGCCGACGAGGCCCAGCACGTCAAGAACCCCTTCTCCTCCACCGCCAAGGCGCTCCGTACGATCCCCTCGCCCGCCAGGATCGCGCTCACCGGCACCCCCGTGGAGAACAACCTCTCCGAACTGTGGGCCCTCCTCGACTGGACGACCCCCGGTCTGCTCGGCCCGCTCAAGGCCTTCCGCTCCCGGCACGCCCGCATCGTGGAGAACGTGGAGAACGCGCGCAGCGCCGACATCAAGGACGCCGACAACGAACAGGCCGTGGAGCGACTGGCCCGGCTGGTGCGGCCGTTCCTGCTGCGCAGGAAGAAGTCCGACCCGGGCATCGTCCCCGAGCTGCCGCCCAAGACGGAGAGCGACCACCCCGTAGCCCTCACCCGGGAGCAGGCCTCCCTCTACGAAGCCGTCGTCCGAGAGACGATGGGTGCCATCGAGAACGCCGAAGGCATCGCCCGCCGCGGCCTGGTCATGAAGCTGCTCACCGCGCTCAAGCAGATCTGCAACCACCCCGCGCAGTATCTGAAAGAGGACACGGCCCGGCTGACCGGCCGCTCCGGGAAGCTCGCCCTCCTGGACGAACTGCTCGACACGATCCTCGCGGAGGACGGCTCCGTCCTGATCTTCACCCAGTACGTGTCCATGGCCCGGCTGCTCTCCGCGCACCTCACCTCCCGCGCGATCCCCTCCCAACTGCTGCACGGCGGCACACCGGTGGCGGAGCGCGAGCGCATGGTGGACCGCTTCCAGTCGGGCGAGACACCGGTCTTCGTCCTCTCCCTCAAGGCCGCGGGCACCGGCCTCAACCTCACCCGCGCCGGCCATGTCGTCCACTTCGACCGCTGGTGGAACCCCGCCGTGGAGGAGCAGGCCACGGACCGCGCGTACCGCATCGGCCAGACCCAGCACGTGCAGGTCCACCGGCTGATCGCGGAGGGCACGGTCGAGGACCGGATCGCCGAGATGCTCCAGGCCAAGCGCGCCCTGGCCGACGCGGTCCTCGGCTCGGGCGAGGCGGCCCTGACCGAGCTGACCGACCGGGAGCTGGCCGATCTGGTGTCCCTGCGGCGGCAGTCATGACGGCCCCGCGCGCCGTGCGCCAGGACGACCGCCGCCGTACGTTCCCCGCGCTGCCCCCGCGCCCCGGCGACGCGGCCGCGCGTGCCTTCGAGAGCGGGTTCGCGACCACCTGGTGGGGCAACGCCTGGGTGGAGTCGATGGAGGACACCGCCCTGGACCCGGCCCGCCTGAGCCGCGGCCGGGTGTACGCGGGCGGCGGCCACGTCGACGCGATCACCGTCACCCCCGGCCGTGTCACCGCCTACGTACGCGGTTCCAGGCCCCGCCCGTACCGTACGGAAATCCGGCTGCGCACCCTGGACGACGGGGATTGGGAAGACCTCCTCGACGCGGCGGCGGCCCGCCCCGACCACATCGCGGCCCTCCTCGACAAGGAGATGCCCCACGCCCTCGCGGCCACGGCCGACCTGCTCCCGGCCGGGGGCGACCTCACCCCGGACTGCTCCTGCCCGGACGACGGCTACCCGTGCAAACACGCGGCCGCCCTCTGCTACCAGACGGCCCGACTCCTGGACAAGGACCCCTTCGTCCTGTTCCTGATGCGCGGGCGCGGCGAGCTGGAGGTCCTGGCCGACCTGACCCGCCGCAACGCGACCCGCTCGGCCGCCGAGCGGACCGCCGCGGCGCCGCCGATGCCCATGGTCCCGGCGGCCACCGCCCTCGCCGCCCGTACGCTCCCCGCGCTCCCGCCGCCGTTCCCCACCCCGGACCGCCCCGGGCGCCCGCCCGCCTACCCGCAGGCCCCGGGCGCCCCCGACCCGCTCGCGCTCGACCTCCTCGCCTCGGAGGCGGCGGCCCGCGCGCACACGTTCCTCACCACCGGTCTCGACCCGGTCGGCGCGCTCACCCCCTGGCAGGACGCGGTACGGCTGGCCGCCGCGCACCCGGGCTCGGGGCTGACCGCCTCCACCCGCGCCCTCTACCGCGACCTCGGCGCCGGGACGGACCACACCCCCACCGACCTGGCCCGCGCGGTCGCGGCCTGGCGCCAGGGCGGTCTCGCGGGCCTCGCCGCCCTGGAAGAGCCCTGGGACCCGCCGGCCGGCCCCTTCGACCGCGCCCGCCCGGCCCTCGCCGCCGCCGACCACCCCCACTTCCGACCCTGGCGCAATCGCCTCTCCACCTCGTCTCTCCAACTGCGCTTCGGCCGCGACGGTCTCTGGTACGGCTACGAGTCGGACCGCGACCGTGAGGACTGGTGGCCCCGAGGTACCCCGGACACCGATCCCGTGGGTGCGCTCACCACCCTGCTCGGCCGGTGACGGGTAGTCTTCCTTCGTAGCGGAGTGTGCGCGAAGGGGGCCTGATGGAAGCGGAGTTACTGGCGCTGGCGACGGCGGGGGCGACGGCGCTCGTCCAGCAGATGGCGACGGACGGCTGGACCTCGGTACGCGACCGGGTGACCGGCTTCCTCACCGGCAGGGGAGCGGCGACGGCCGAAGCGGTCGAGGCGGACCTGGAGAGCGGCCGGGCCGAACTGACCGAGGCCCGGGGCGCGGACAGCGAGGAGACGGCGGCCAGGACCGCCGAGGACCTGCGCACCGAATGGCGCAACCGTCTGCGCCGCACTCTCCTCGCCGACCCGGAGGCGGCGGCCGAACTGCGCGCGCTGCTGGCGGAGTTGGACCCCGCGCGGCCGGACCGGCAGAGCGGCGACGTACACAACACGGTGAGCGGCGGCACGGTGCACGGCCCGCTGGTCCAGGCCCGCGACATCGGCCGCCTCGACCTCGGCACGCGGCACTCGTCCGGGCCGGCACTCTGATCCAGGCTCCGGAGAGAGTCCTCGCCGTTCCCGGTCCCGACCCGCCCGCACCGTCCGCAAGGTGATGTCACACCTCGTGCGGTCGCGTCCGGGGTGGGCCCGAAGGACGCGTCCCGTGCGCCGTGCATCTTTCCCCCTTCGGACGGACCGTCTCTCCATTGACCGAACAGACCTGTTGGTCTACCGTTGTTCTCAGGAGACCGACCGGTCTGACTATCAGGATGGAAAGAGTATTGCCATGAGCAATTCCACCGGCAAGACCGCCCTCATTACCGGATCGACCCAGGGCATCGGCCGAGACATCGCCGGCACCCTGGCCGCTTCCGGCGCCCGGGTCCTGATCACCGGCCGCAACGTGGAGCGCGGCGAGAAGGCCGTCGCCGAGATCCGGGCCGCGGGCGGCGAGGCCGACTTCCTCGTCGCTGACCTGCGCGATGCCGCCAGCGCCAAGACTCTCGCCGCCGAGGCGGTGGCCCTGGCCGGTGAGATCGACATCCTCGTCAACAACGCGGGCGTCTACATTCTCGGACCGACCGCCGGCGTCACGGAGGCCGACTTCGACGCGATGTACAACCTCAACGTCAAGGTTCCCTTTTTCCTGGTCGCGGAACTGGCTCCGTTGATGGCCGAGCGGGGGCACGGCGTCATCATCAACATCACCACGGCCTTCGCCGAGAAGGGCGCGGTGGGGCCGGCCGCCTACGGCTCCTCCAAGGCAGCGGTGAATCTGCTCACCAAGTCGTGGGCGGCCGAATACGGCATCAGCGGCGTCCGGGTCAACACCGTCAGCCTCGGCGCGATCCTTACCGAAGGCAGCACCAAGGCCTTCGGCGACGCCGTCCATGACTTCCCCAACGGGTCCCCGGCCGACCGCGTCGGCACGACTGCGGAAGTAGCCGCTGCCGTCGCCTTCCTCGCCTCCGACGAGGCCTCCTACATCTACGGCGCGAACCTCGCGGTTGACGGTGGAATGGTCATCTGACTAGCCTCGCCAGGAGATGGTCAGACCGGTCTGCCTGTCGTGGCGGAATGGTCCAGCCGAAAGGATGCTGACGGATGAGCGATGTTGACTCGGCGCCGAAGCCGTCGGCGCGTGAACGACTGCTCACGGCGGCGAATCGGCTGTTCTACGAAGAGGGCATCCAAACGGTCGGGATCGACCGGGTGATCGAACAGGCCGGGGTGGCCAAGGCCAGCCTGTACAAGACGTTCGGGAGCAAGGACGAGCTGATCCGGGCCTACCTGGAGCTACAGCACACCTCCACCGTCGAGCGGATCATGGGTGAGATGGAGGCGGAAGCGACTCCTCGCGACCGTATCCTGAGCGTTTTCACCACGCTGGGAACGGTTTTCGGCAGTCCGGACTTTCATGGCTGCGCCTTCATGAAGGCCGCCGCGGAGGCGCTTCCCGGAAGTGCGGCCCAGGAGGCGAACGCCAGGTACCGGGCGTGGGTCCGGGGAATGTTCACCGATCTGGCCCGCGACGCCGGGGTCGCGAATCCGGTCTCCCTGGCCCGACAGTTGCACATGCTCTTCGACGGATCGGGGCTCGGCGCCGATGTCGAGCACGACCCGTCGCTGGCCGATGAGGCGAGGGCCGCGGCCGAGGTTCTGGTCGACGCGGCCATCGCTCGGTCGTAGGGCACGAGCGAACGGCCTGAACGGCCGCTGAGTACCTGCGTTCTGGCCGTCTCCGCTCTTCGGCTTCACCGGGTCGGCTTCCTGGGGACACGCGTCCTGATGCCGACCGCCGGGCGGGCCGGCGACGCCCCGGCTTTCGCCGAAGTGATGGGCCGCCTGCGCGTTCCCTGCCCGCGGGGGGCGCCGCACCCGGCCGGACGTTGTCCTGGCCTACCAGGCGTACCCCTCCCGCGCCATCCGCGCGCACCTGCGCAGACACGGCAGCCGCGGCGGCAGACCAGCCGCTTTCGACCGCGAGCCGTATAAACAGCGCACCGTCGAGCGCATGCGTCAACCGCTTGAAGCAATTGCGCGGCCTGGACACTCGATACGACAAAACCGCGATCCTGGGCAGCCGCCAAGATAGTCGTGCTGACCTTTCGGGGTAATGAGGGAGGTCGCGTCGGGGATCGAGGGCGTCAAAGCCGTCGAGTTCGGCGGGGGCGGGTTACTGTGCGGCCACCATGCCGTAGCTCACCAGAACAGGAAACCGACAATGGAAATCCGACTCGGAGTTCTCGCTCTCCTCGAAG includes:
- a CDS encoding carboxylesterase/lipase family protein, yielding MEPQCTTRQGQVRGRESVTTGVTSFLGIPYATAPRFGPPGAVEPWEGVRPAVAYGPTAPKAPYAPPLDALLPENVVPGEPGESCLNLNVWTPSPGPGARLPVMVWVHGGAFANGSGSTSAYDGTAFARDGVVCVTFNYRLGAEGFCHLDGVPDNRGLLDQIAALEWVRDNIASFGGDPDRVTVFGESAGAMSIGVLLGMERAKGLFRRAILQSGGAHHFLTPASARLITARLAAKLDIAPTAEALAGVPAARLLPAQAELRAEIVARPDRALWGEAAVNMMPFEPVRPRRILPGPGCGVDLLVGSNREEYRLFLVPSGRLELLTWARLRATARAYGLDPGPALALYGEGRAGATPGELYDALVTDWFYRIPAIRLAEAVPGSYVYEFAWRSPRFDGRLGACHSAELGFVFDRLRDPVYAPMLGEDAPQSVADAMHGAWVEFARTGDPGWLPYDRETRTTMVFGAEGAAVAGPVRDPGAATREIWEGLR
- a CDS encoding DEAD/DEAH box helicase yields the protein MERVTRTAVRPAARAPLPGAGAGVPSGTAAASGAGPLPSSSAALSSSVPPGLTRCAALFLPAGLPREGRVAFWAPEGELPAWPDEGVTPPRPGGETTVMRGRTRADTRGRTQGDEIAGRAERGEITVVRLGERGGVEARTVPALLMPVADAVPLLVRARRDRTAHPASACWGAAALHALQLAARGRLLPGLTASDHDAWRAGPLDADDIAQLRAIAAAMPPEAYAVPVAGMAPGPAPGPGADPGELSLPEPEALVRAFLDAVADALPRTPAAAFAAGKPFAARAAQHLPGARTWAAEAAAGMDAGVRVSLRLDLSAYDLFDTTGAGEEADTSADRAAASDRPPGDAFGRRGGRGGRGGDEESRITRRAGAALVQVHSLADPTLVLDAGRLWAGDGDASFGPRARVDAMLALRRAARVWTPLGRLLERDVPDALSLSEDELYDLLGPAAARLAAAGVAVHWPRELVRSLTASAVVRAAPGSATDGTPFFDSAELLTFNWQVALDGDPLTEREMDVLAESTRPIVRLRDQWVVIDPALVRKARKRELGLLEPVDALAIALTGTAEVDGETVEAVPTGALAVLRDRLVAGPAAVPQPPALDATLRDYQLRGLAWLDLMTSLGLGGCLADDMGLGKTITVIALHLHRARPTPTLVVCPASLLGNWQREITRFAPGVAVHRFHGAGRSLDEAGDGFVLTTYGTMRSSAGELAAHDWGMVVADEAQHVKNPFSSTAKALRTIPSPARIALTGTPVENNLSELWALLDWTTPGLLGPLKAFRSRHARIVENVENARSADIKDADNEQAVERLARLVRPFLLRRKKSDPGIVPELPPKTESDHPVALTREQASLYEAVVRETMGAIENAEGIARRGLVMKLLTALKQICNHPAQYLKEDTARLTGRSGKLALLDELLDTILAEDGSVLIFTQYVSMARLLSAHLTSRAIPSQLLHGGTPVAERERMVDRFQSGETPVFVLSLKAAGTGLNLTRAGHVVHFDRWWNPAVEEQATDRAYRIGQTQHVQVHRLIAEGTVEDRIAEMLQAKRALADAVLGSGEAALTELTDRELADLVSLRRQS
- a CDS encoding SWIM zinc finger family protein; its protein translation is MTAPRAVRQDDRRRTFPALPPRPGDAAARAFESGFATTWWGNAWVESMEDTALDPARLSRGRVYAGGGHVDAITVTPGRVTAYVRGSRPRPYRTEIRLRTLDDGDWEDLLDAAAARPDHIAALLDKEMPHALAATADLLPAGGDLTPDCSCPDDGYPCKHAAALCYQTARLLDKDPFVLFLMRGRGELEVLADLTRRNATRSAAERTAAAPPMPMVPAATALAARTLPALPPPFPTPDRPGRPPAYPQAPGAPDPLALDLLASEAAARAHTFLTTGLDPVGALTPWQDAVRLAAAHPGSGLTASTRALYRDLGAGTDHTPTDLARAVAAWRQGGLAGLAALEEPWDPPAGPFDRARPALAAADHPHFRPWRNRLSTSSLQLRFGRDGLWYGYESDRDREDWWPRGTPDTDPVGALTTLLGR